Proteins found in one Takifugu rubripes chromosome 15, fTakRub1.2, whole genome shotgun sequence genomic segment:
- the jhy gene encoding jhy protein homolog isoform X2 produces the protein MEIGVSLKKKSQELKTGLTGPVVLSSQWDSDTESLAREKTHQQRLHRSTKHAMHNLLGSVSSEGARGRNTAAEPGCGNEFEDLQIYDSLEVVESLHGSKTAPLLLAHVNKLEARGATCRALSGDRAFSYSSDATPEEASRNRAAKKGGYSYVIDSTIPAVVAGSEQPFHLHPQNGPRSSVTSTDSQLRSQLTDLSGPSSVSNDTPSQRERWERQRKTSVANKKPQQVKVDIVTNNKVTLGRSTKTQGSYLKTHALKHDLPFKVTQVDREEREQRGSSSSLSQLSEHVPEMRVDLRDSQSSLCTTSSQPTHDLHASSLLGPVPQQHGSLPRQEDSQLQQPYLRDLGGRPPPRLTSIPGSYKVLPPIEKPGSREGCEQSAGQSASTLSDSYLLQQFKTRVSYKAYTLKDYKQLKPDIELRGLGPDYRNIEKTAEKMRRQKQYANTVREQNKNINRKPFIPTKEPKDNDQKVPRRKALEYAKTIARPSAPQQPRSNQAPRPRAFIEGLNVSDLSRLEVLKKRHEEEKMAFALLTK, from the exons ATGGAGATTGGAGTCAgcttaaaaaagaaatcccaaGAGCTGAAGACTGGGCTAACGGGTCCAGTTGTTCTGTCCAGCCAGTGGGACTCTGACACGGAGAGCTTGGCCCGGGAGAAAACTCACCAACAACGGCTGCACAGGTCAACCAAGCACGCGATGCACAATCTGCTGGGAAGCGTGAGTAGCGAAGGCGCACGGGGCCGGAATACTGCAGCTGAACCTGGATGTGGGAATGAATTTGAAGATCTTCAGATTTATGACAGCCTGGAAGTGGTGGAGTCTCTCCATGGCTCCAAGACCGCCCCGCTTTTACTGGCACATGTGAATAAGTTAGAGGCAAGAGGAGCAACGTG CAGAGCGCTCTCGGGAGACCGGGCCTTTTCCTATTCAAGCGATGCCACCCCAGAGGAAGCGTCCAGAAACAGAGCGGCGAAGAAAGGAGGCTACAGTTACGTCATTGATAGCACCATTCCTGCGGTGGTGGCTGGTAGCGAGCAGCCGTTCCATCTACATCCACAAAACGGCCCGAGAAGCTCAGTCACATCCACAGATTCTCAGCTTCGATCCCAACTAACTGACCTCTCGGGACCGTCCAGCGTCAGTAATGACACTCCCAGCCAGAGAGAAAGGTGGGAACGGCAACGAAAAACATCAGTGGCGAACAAAAAGCCGCAACAGGTCAAAGTCGACATAGTGACGAACAACAAAGTAACCCTGGGACGCAGCACCAAAACCCAGGGGTCCTATCTAAAGACGCATGCATTGAAGCACGACCTTCCGTTTAAG GTCACTCAGgtggacagagaagagagagagcagcgaGGATCGTCctccagcctgtcccagctATCAGAACATGTCCCAGAAATGAGAGTGGACCTCCGAGACAGTCAGAGCTCTCTGTGCACCACCTCCTCGCAGCCGACACACGACCTCCACGCTTCTTCTCTGCTCGGTCCCGTGCCACAACAGCATG GTTCCTTACCTCGACAAGAGGACAGCCAGCTTCAGCAACCTTACCTCCGAGACCTGGGGGGCCGCCCGCCACCGAG GTTAACTTCCATCCCAGGCTCATACAAGGTGCTGCCCCCCATAGAGAAGCCAGGGAGCAGAGAGGGTTGTGAGCAGAGCGCCGGGCAGAGCGCGAGCACGCTCTCGGACAGCTACCTGCTCCAGCAGTTCAAGACCAGAGTCTCTTACAAG GCTTACACGCTTAAAGACTACAAGCAGCTAAAGCCGGATATAGAACTGCGCGGTCTGGGTCCTGACTACAGAAACATTGAAAAGACA GCTGAGAAAATGAGACGACAGAAGCAGTATGCAAATACCGTCCGTGAGCAGAACAAGAACATAAATAGGAAGCCCTTCATACCAACCAAGGAGCCAAAAGACAACGACCAAAAGGTTCCCaggaggaag GCTCTGGAGTACGCGAAGACCATAGCGAGGCCGTCCGCGCCCCAACAGCCGAGGAGCAACCAGGCGCCGCGGCCCAGAGCTTTCATCGAGGGCTTGAACGTGTCCGACTTGTCCAGACTGGAGGTCCTCAAGAAGCGGCACGAAGAGGAGAAGATGGCCTTTGCTCTGCTCACGAAATGA
- the jhy gene encoding jhy protein homolog isoform X1, producing MEIGVSLKKKSQELKTGLTGPVVLSSQWDSDTESLAREKTHQQRLHRSTKHAMHNLLGSVSSEGARGRNTAAEPGCGNEFEDLQIYDSLEVVESLHGSKTAPLLLAHVNKLEARGATCRALSGDRAFSYSSDATPEEASRNRAAKKGGYSYVIDSTIPAVVAGSEQPFHLHPQNGPRSSVTSTDSQLRSQLTDLSGPSSVSNDTPSQRERWERQRKTSVANKKPQQVKVDIVTNNKVTLGRSTKTQGSYLKTHALKHDLPFKVTQVDREEREQRGSSSSLSQLSEHVPEMRVDLRDSQSSLCTTSSQPTHDLHASSLLGPVPQQHVGSLPRQEDSQLQQPYLRDLGGRPPPRLTSIPGSYKVLPPIEKPGSREGCEQSAGQSASTLSDSYLLQQFKTRVSYKAYTLKDYKQLKPDIELRGLGPDYRNIEKTAEKMRRQKQYANTVREQNKNINRKPFIPTKEPKDNDQKVPRRKALEYAKTIARPSAPQQPRSNQAPRPRAFIEGLNVSDLSRLEVLKKRHEEEKMAFALLTK from the exons ATGGAGATTGGAGTCAgcttaaaaaagaaatcccaaGAGCTGAAGACTGGGCTAACGGGTCCAGTTGTTCTGTCCAGCCAGTGGGACTCTGACACGGAGAGCTTGGCCCGGGAGAAAACTCACCAACAACGGCTGCACAGGTCAACCAAGCACGCGATGCACAATCTGCTGGGAAGCGTGAGTAGCGAAGGCGCACGGGGCCGGAATACTGCAGCTGAACCTGGATGTGGGAATGAATTTGAAGATCTTCAGATTTATGACAGCCTGGAAGTGGTGGAGTCTCTCCATGGCTCCAAGACCGCCCCGCTTTTACTGGCACATGTGAATAAGTTAGAGGCAAGAGGAGCAACGTG CAGAGCGCTCTCGGGAGACCGGGCCTTTTCCTATTCAAGCGATGCCACCCCAGAGGAAGCGTCCAGAAACAGAGCGGCGAAGAAAGGAGGCTACAGTTACGTCATTGATAGCACCATTCCTGCGGTGGTGGCTGGTAGCGAGCAGCCGTTCCATCTACATCCACAAAACGGCCCGAGAAGCTCAGTCACATCCACAGATTCTCAGCTTCGATCCCAACTAACTGACCTCTCGGGACCGTCCAGCGTCAGTAATGACACTCCCAGCCAGAGAGAAAGGTGGGAACGGCAACGAAAAACATCAGTGGCGAACAAAAAGCCGCAACAGGTCAAAGTCGACATAGTGACGAACAACAAAGTAACCCTGGGACGCAGCACCAAAACCCAGGGGTCCTATCTAAAGACGCATGCATTGAAGCACGACCTTCCGTTTAAG GTCACTCAGgtggacagagaagagagagagcagcgaGGATCGTCctccagcctgtcccagctATCAGAACATGTCCCAGAAATGAGAGTGGACCTCCGAGACAGTCAGAGCTCTCTGTGCACCACCTCCTCGCAGCCGACACACGACCTCCACGCTTCTTCTCTGCTCGGTCCCGTGCCACAACAGCATG TAGGTTCCTTACCTCGACAAGAGGACAGCCAGCTTCAGCAACCTTACCTCCGAGACCTGGGGGGCCGCCCGCCACCGAG GTTAACTTCCATCCCAGGCTCATACAAGGTGCTGCCCCCCATAGAGAAGCCAGGGAGCAGAGAGGGTTGTGAGCAGAGCGCCGGGCAGAGCGCGAGCACGCTCTCGGACAGCTACCTGCTCCAGCAGTTCAAGACCAGAGTCTCTTACAAG GCTTACACGCTTAAAGACTACAAGCAGCTAAAGCCGGATATAGAACTGCGCGGTCTGGGTCCTGACTACAGAAACATTGAAAAGACA GCTGAGAAAATGAGACGACAGAAGCAGTATGCAAATACCGTCCGTGAGCAGAACAAGAACATAAATAGGAAGCCCTTCATACCAACCAAGGAGCCAAAAGACAACGACCAAAAGGTTCCCaggaggaag GCTCTGGAGTACGCGAAGACCATAGCGAGGCCGTCCGCGCCCCAACAGCCGAGGAGCAACCAGGCGCCGCGGCCCAGAGCTTTCATCGAGGGCTTGAACGTGTCCGACTTGTCCAGACTGGAGGTCCTCAAGAAGCGGCACGAAGAGGAGAAGATGGCCTTTGCTCTGCTCACGAAATGA
- the bsx gene encoding brain-specific homeobox protein homolog has translation MSLNYASAAPAQRSTSFFIDDILHKPKPLREVLPSPFCGSLASRMPILEYGYPLMPTPILAPHPHHPLHKPEHHQYFFTSGMQMPALFQHHAELPGKHCRRRKARTVFSDSQLSGLEKRFEIQRYLSTPERVELATALSLSETQVKTWFQNRRMKHKKQLRKAQDERKTPAELERTTDISSESELTEKSAAELKRGPAPDSYMLDDHDDEEDDDVDIEDDICSPDHLL, from the exons ATGAGTCTGAACTACGCGTCTGCGGCGCCCGCGCAGAGATCCACCTCGTTTTTCATTGACGACATTCTGCACAAGCCCAAGCCGCTGCGGGAGGTGCTCCCCTCGCCCTTCTGCGGCAGCCTGGCCTCCCGCATGCCCATCCTGGAGTACGGATACCCACTGATGCCGACCCCGATCCTTGCGCCTCACCCGCACCATCCTCTGCATAAGCCGGAGCACCACCAGTACTTCTTCACATCTG GGATGCAGATGCCGGCCTTGTTCCAGCACCACGCAGAGCTGCCGGGGAAGCACTGCCGACGCAGGAAGGCCCGGACGGTCTTCTCCGACTCGCAACTGTCCGGCCTGGAGAAAAGATTCGAGATCCAGCGGTATCTGTCCACGCCGGAGAGGGTGGAGCTGGCCACCGCGCTCAGCCTGTCCGAGACCCAG GTCAAAACGTGGTTCCAGAACCGGCGGATGAAGCACAAGAAGCAGCTGAGGAAGGCGCAGGACGAGCGGAAGACCCCCGCGGAGCTGGAGAGGACCACCGACATCTCCAGCGAGAGCGAGCTGACGGAGAAGAGCGCGGCCGAGCTGAAGCGCGGCCCCGCGCCGGACTCATACATGCTGGACGACCACGAcgacgaggaggacgacgacGTGGACATCGAGGACGACATTTGCTCCCCGGACCATCTACTATAG
- the lim2.1 gene encoding lens intrinsic membrane protein 2.1: MYSFMGGGLFCAGVGNILLIVSTATDYWMQYRQSGNYMHQGLWRYCMPGKCFPHSESIAHLDATRALMILSLLACFFGIIIGIMAFIHYSSFDRFDKTFAAGVLFFISCFLVFLAMAVYTGVTINYHGKRYGNWRFSWSYIIGWVSVVLTFFSGIFYLCAYRMHECPRTTNAH, from the exons ATGTACAGCTTTATGGGTGGAGGGTTGTTTTGTGCAGGAGTGGGGAACATCCTCTTGATCGTTTCCACAGCAACCGATTACTGGATGCAGTATCGGCAGTCCGGTAACTACATGCACCAGGGGCTGTGGCGCTACTGTATGCCAGGAAAATGCTTCCCACACAGTGAGAGCATCG CCCACCTAGATGCCACCCGTGCCCTCATGATCCTCTCCCTTCTGGCCTGCTTCTTTGGCATCATCATCGGCATCATGGCCTTCATCCATTATTCGTCCTTTGACAGGTTTGACAAAACCTTTGCTGCAGgcgttttgtttttcatctcat GCTTCTTGGTGTTTCTCGCCATGGCTGTGTACACTGGGGTAACCATTAACTACCACGGGAAACGCTACGGCAACTGGAGGTTCTCTTGGTCCTACATCATTGGCTGGGTGTCGGTGGTCCTCACGTTCTTCTCTG GTATCTTCTATTTGTGCGCCTATCGGATGCACGAGTGCCCCAGGACCACAAACGCTCATTAG